A single Fusobacterium varium DNA region contains:
- a CDS encoding TRAP transporter small permease, which yields MEGIRKGLDKLILFICVVLFMLMTVVGTYQILVRYVFKSPSTISEELISYSFAWMSMFAASYIFGKRDHMRMVFFIEKFTKNAQRTVAVITELVILLFALGVLVGGGSYITSLSMTQMTPALKISMGYIYLVIPVCGVMTSIYSILNIVDLMKNSKEA from the coding sequence ATGGAAGGAATAAGAAAAGGTTTAGATAAACTTATTTTATTTATATGTGTTGTTCTTTTTATGCTAATGACTGTAGTAGGAACTTATCAAATTCTAGTAAGATATGTATTTAAATCTCCAAGTACAATATCTGAGGAATTAATATCTTATTCATTTGCATGGATGTCAATGTTTGCAGCATCATATATCTTTGGAAAAAGAGATCATATGCGTATGGTATTCTTTATTGAAAAATTCACTAAAAATGCTCAAAGAACAGTAGCTGTAATTACAGAATTAGTAATTTTACTATTTGCATTAGGAGTACTAGTAGGTGGAGGAAGTTATATAACTTCATTAAGTATGACTCAAATGACTCCAGCTCTAAAAATTTCAATGGGATATATCTATCTAGTTATTCCAGTTTGTGGAGTTATGACATCTATATACAGTATCCTTAATATTGTTGATTTAATGAAAAATTCAAAGGAGGCATAG